The genomic stretch GATTGCGAATATATTTCTTGGCAATATCACCTGCATTTTGGGGCAAATAGGCAGCTAAGCCTAAGCAAGCAAAGGGATTCTGGAAAAATACCCGCATCAAGTAGCGCCATTCCTCAAGGGACAGCAACTCGATCGCATTTAAGCAATTAAAAATCTTCCAACATTCATCGTAAAACTTACGAATTCCCTCACGCTCATGGGGAAAGCGATCGCCTAATTCTTTAATAAACTGCTCATAATCACGATGCACCTCGATTTCCAGCTTATTCGGCAAATGGTAATGGATCTGCACAGGATCGGGAATCGTCTCCATTTTCATATTCACCGCCGCCAATGCACGGGTGAGGAGATTAGTCGTGCCGCGATCGCCAAAACCAAAGATCATCGATGCGCCCACATCAAAACGGTAGCCATTGCGCTCAAAATAGCCGCCACTACCTCCTGCAATCAAGTAGCGCTCTAGGACAATTACACTTGCCCCCTTAGCTGCCAATTGTGTTGCGGTGACTAAGCCACCAATTCCTGAGCCAATTACAATTACATCCGCATCGAGTGTTTGCGCCATCACATTTCTTGATCAAAATCTCTACTTACTATAACGCTCCTGTGCCTAACCCATATCGCCATAACTAGCCCTTTGTCTGCTAATCTGAGAATTGGTATCTACTATACAAAATTGCATCATGGCCGATCGCCAAATCCTGCTTGACTTTGAAAAGCCCATCGTTGAACTAGAAAACCGTATCGCCCAAATTCGCGAACTCGCGAGTGACAACGATGTCGATATGGTTCAGCAGATCCACCTTTTAGAGCAACGAGCCGAGCTTTTGCGGCGAGAAATTTTTTCGGGTTTAGGTGCGATGCAAAGGATGCAGATCGCAAGGCATCCCCGTCGCCCTAGTACCCTTGACTATGTGCAAGCCATTACCGATGAGTGGATGGAGCTGCATGGCGATCGCCGAGGTAATGATGATCCAGCATTGGTTGGTGGTCTGGCGCGAATTAGCGATCGCCCTGTGGTTATTTTGGGGCATCAGAAGGGACGCGATACCAAAGACAACATGACCCGCAACTTCGGCATGGCATCTCCGGGGGGATATCGCAAGGCAGCAAGATTAATGGATCATGCTAATCGCTTTAAATTGCCGATTATTACCCTGATTGATACCCCTGGGGCATATCCGGGAGTGTCGGCAGAGGAACAGGGACAAGGTGAGGCGATCGCCGCAAATTTACGACAGATGTTTGGATTAAGAGTGCCGATTATCTGTACCGTCATTGGTGAGGGTGGCTCGGGTGGAGCCTTGGGAATCGGCATTGGTGATCACATTATGATGTTTGAAAACTCGGTCTATACGGTAGCGACCCCAGAAGCCTGTGCCGCTATTTTATGGCGCGACTCGGCAAAGGCGGGTAAAGCGGCGGAAGCTTTGAAAATTACGGCTCCTGACTTGAAACGTTTGGGCATCGTCGATTATGTCATTGATGAGCCTCTGGGTGGGGCGCATCGTCTACCCCTACAGGCGGCAGAAAATTTGAAATCGGCTCTAGTCGAAAATCTTGATCGCTTAAGTAAATTAAATCCAGAGGATTTACAAGAGCTACGGTATCAAAAATTCCGCAAGATGGGCGTATTCCTCGAATCTTGATATTCCAAACCGCTCTAGAAGTGCAGTGTTTCCTAAAACTCACAATTTAGGGCTCTACTTCTTTGCAACTGCCTCCAACCTCAAGGAGGCATTAAGCCGCTTTACCTGTCTAGGTTTGCTAAACTGATTGCTAAGCGCTCAGTACAAGCTAAATTCTCATGACCAATGCCAACCTACCCCGCCGTGAAAGTTTAGTCAATCGCTTGATTTTTGGGCTGACTACCAGCACCTCACTGCTAGCCACCGCAACCTTGATTTTGCTGCTGCACATCCAGCAAGGTACGCCCGAATTAGAAGCCTTTACAACATGGCTAGCGATCGTGGTGCTGTCTACGGGTTTAGGTTCAGGACTATTTGTTGCCATTTCGATTATTCGCAGCATTCAACCTCCCCTTACAGAACTAGCTGAAGCTGCCGAAGAGATATCTTTAGGGAATTTGTCTGCGCGATCGCAATTAAATC from Pseudanabaena sp. Chao 1811 encodes the following:
- a CDS encoding acetyl-CoA carboxylase carboxyltransferase subunit alpha, which translates into the protein MADRQILLDFEKPIVELENRIAQIRELASDNDVDMVQQIHLLEQRAELLRREIFSGLGAMQRMQIARHPRRPSTLDYVQAITDEWMELHGDRRGNDDPALVGGLARISDRPVVILGHQKGRDTKDNMTRNFGMASPGGYRKAARLMDHANRFKLPIITLIDTPGAYPGVSAEEQGQGEAIAANLRQMFGLRVPIICTVIGEGGSGGALGIGIGDHIMMFENSVYTVATPEACAAILWRDSAKAGKAAEALKITAPDLKRLGIVDYVIDEPLGGAHRLPLQAAENLKSALVENLDRLSKLNPEDLQELRYQKFRKMGVFLES